The region CCCACCGGCACGCTGACATGGCGGCGGATGCGCGGAATCATCGCGGCTACCGCCGCGGTGTCCAGATGCCCTGCCCCGGTCACGCCCTTGATCGACACATAGTAGACATAGCCACGCGCCACCTTGCCGACGCGCGCCATGCGCTCCTCGGTCGAGGTGGGGGCCAGCAAGAAGATGGGATCCATATCCTGGGCATGCAGCAGCCCAGCAAAGGCCTCGCATTCCTCGGGCGGATAGTCCACCACCAGCACGCCATCCACACCCGCCGCCTTGGCATCGCTGACAAAGCGGGCCTGGCCGTAGCGCTCAATCGGATTGGCATAACCCATCAACACCACCGGCGTGCTGTTATTGCTGGCGCGAAAGCGCTGCACATCGGCCAGTACCTGCTTCATGCCCACACCGGCGCGCACGGCGCGCTCGGCCGCGCGCTGAATCACCGGGCCATCGGCCATGGGGTCGGAAAACGGCACGCCCAGTTCGATCACATCGGCGCCCGCCTCGGCCATGGCCAGCATCAGCTCGACGGTGACATCGGGATAAGGGTCACCGGTTGTGACGAAGGGGATCAAGGCCTTGCGGCCCTCAGCGGCCAGGCGCTCAAACGTGCTTTGGATGCGGCTCATGGCTGGGCTCCTGTCTTGCTTTGCCCATGCAAGGCATCCAGCGAAATCGTGTT is a window of Paucibacter sp. KCTC 42545 DNA encoding:
- the trpA gene encoding tryptophan synthase subunit alpha; protein product: MSRIQSTFERLAAEGRKALIPFVTTGDPYPDVTVELMLAMAEAGADVIELGVPFSDPMADGPVIQRAAERAVRAGVGMKQVLADVQRFRASNNSTPVVLMGYANPIERYGQARFVSDAKAAGVDGVLVVDYPPEECEAFAGLLHAQDMDPIFLLAPTSTEERMARVGKVARGYVYYVSIKGVTGAGHLDTAAVAAMIPRIRRHVSVPVGVGFGIRDAVSARAVADHSDAVVIGSRLVELLEAQPRDNVAATGAQFIREIRAALDA